From Candidatus Eisenbacteria bacterium:
GCGCGCCCGCAGTGGGTGCGCCGCGAGGACGTCCCCGCGGAGATCCTGGACAAGGAACGCGAGATCTACCGCGAGCAGATGGTGCGCGAGGGCAAGCCCGCGAACATCATGGACAAGATCGTGGACGGCAAGATCAACAAGTTCTACGAGGAGACCTGCCTGCTGGAGCAGCCCTACATCCGCGACCCGGACCGCAAGGTGAACCAGGTGGTCCAGGACGCGGTGGGCAAGATCGGCGAGAACATCCAGGTCCGCCGGTTCGGCCGGTTCGAGCTGGGGGCCTAGAGCCGGGTTCCGGGTCCCGCCCCCCGCCACCCGGCGGGGGGCGCACAGGGAAGGGGCGTCTGCTTGAAACCGCCCAGGTACGGAAGGATCCTCCTGAAGCTCTCCGGCGAGATGCTGGCCGGGGAACAGAAGGTGGGCATCGACGCGGAGCGGATCCAGTGGATCTGCGGCGAGGTGGCCGCGGTCGCCCGTTCCGGGGTGCAGGTGGGGATCGTGGTCGGCGGGGGCAACATCTTCCGCGGGCTGGCCGCCAGCGCGTCGGGTATGGACCGCGTCAACGCCGACTACATGGGAATGCTGGCGACGGTGATCAACTCGCTGGCGCTGCAGCACTCCCTGGAGAAGCTCGACCTGGACACCCGCGTCTGCTCGGCCATCGCCATGCAGACGCTGGCCGAAACCTACATCCGGCGCCGCGCCCAGCGGCATCTCGAGAAGGGCCGGATCGTGATCATGGCCGGCGGCACCGGCAACCCCTATTTCACCACCGACACGGCGGCCGTGCTGCGCGCCATCGAGGTCGGGGCCGAGGTGATCCTCAAGGCCACCAAGGTGGACGGCGTCTACGACGCCGACCCGGTGGCCCAACCCGGCGCGCGCCGCTTCGAAGAGATCAACTACCTCGATGTCATCAACCGCGGTCTGAAGGTCATGGATTCCACCGCGATCTCCCTGTGCATGGACAACGCCCTGCCCATCGTGGTGTTCGACCTCGCCACGCCGGGCAACCTGGGGCGCGTGGTCGCCGGGGAGCGCGTCGGCACGCTGGTCCACGCGGGGGCCGCGCCCAGCTGAGGCGGTTCCGCGTCCGAGGGGAGGGTGCATGGAAGACAAGAAGCTGATCCACGATGTGGAAGAGTCCATGAAGAAGGCGCAGGAGGCCACGCGCCACGAGCTGTCGGTGATCCGCACCGGCAAGGCCAGCCCGGCCCTGCTCGACACGGTGAAGGTGGAGGCCTACGACAGCCTGATGCCGCTCTCGCAGGTGGCCAGCGTGTCGGCTCCCGAGCCGCGCCTGCTGCTGGTGACCCCCTGGGACAAGAGCACGCTCAAGGCCGTCAGCAGCGCCATCCGGGCCTCGGAACTGGGCCTCAACCCGCAGGACGACGGCGCCGTGATCCGCGTGCCCATCCCCGCGCTCAGCGAGGAGCGGCGCAAGGACATGGTGAAGCTGGTTGCGAAGCTGGTGGAGGAGGGGCGCGTCCACATCCGGCAGTGCCGCCGCGACGGCAACGAGAAGCTGAAGAAGCTGGAGAAGGACGGTCACGTCTCCGAGGACGACATCAAGCGGATCCAGGACCAGATCCAGAAGCTCACCGACGCCTACATCAAGCACCTCGACGACCTGCTGGCGAAGAAGCAGGCCGAGGTGATGGAGGTCTGACCGGCCGGCCCCGCGCCTTCCCGCGGGGTCGTACCGGCGGCCGCTCCCCGGCCCCCGAGCGATGACGGAAACCGCCCGGTTGCTGGCCCGGCTCAAGGGCCGGCGCGCGGACCTCCCGCGCCACATCGCCATCATCATGGACGGCTCGGGCCGCTGGGCCCGGCGCCGCGCGCTGCCGCGCCTGGCCGGCCACCGCGCCGGGCGCGCCTCGGTGCGCGCCGCCGTGGAGGGCTGCATCGAGCTGGGCGTGGAAGTCCTGACCCTCTACACATTCTCCGTCGAGAACTGGAACCGGCCGCGCACCGAGGTGGGCGGCCTGATGAAGTTCCTCCAGCGCACCCTGCGCGAGGAGCGCGAGGAGCTCAAACGCAACGGCGTGCGCCTGGCGGTGATCGGCCAGCGCGACGCGCTGCCCGCCGACGCACGCCAGGCGGTGGACGAGACCGTGGAGTACCTCTCGGGCGGGCAGCGCCTGCTGCTGGTGCTGGCCCTCTCCTACGGCGGGCGGCAGGAGATCGTGAACGCCGCGCGCCAGCTCGCCCGCCGCGTGAAGCAGGGAGCCCTGCGGCCCGAAGACATCGACGAGGAGCTCTTCTCCGGCGAGCTGTGGACCCAGGGTCTGCAGGATCCCGACCTCCTGATCCGCACCAGCGGCGAGATGCGCGTCAGCAATTTCCTGCTGTGGCAGATCGCCTACGCCGAGATGTGGGTCACCCCGGTGCTGTGGCCGGACTTCCGGGCCCGCCACCTGTACGAGGCGGTGGCCGACTACCTCAAGCGCGAGCGCCGCTTCGGCCGCGTGGACACGCGCCCCGCGCGCGGGCGTTGAGCCGCCGGTGAGGCGCGATCCCGCGCTGCTGGGCCGCGTGCTCTCCGCCGCGGTCTTCCTGCCGGTGCTGGCGCTGCTGATGTGGGCCGGCGGCCCGTGGTGGGAGGGCTACTGCGCGCTGCTGCTCTCGCTGGCGCTGATCGAGTTCTACCGCATGGGCCCGCGAAGCCTGCCGGCATGGGCCTGCGCCGTGGGGGTCGCGGCGCTGCTGGCGCCCCTGGCCTGGGCGCGCCTGCTGTGGCCCGCGGCGGTGTCGGTGCTGGCCCCGCTGGGGGCGCTGGCGGTGCTCGCCGGGGTGGCCGCGCGCGCGCGCGGGCTCTCCTTCAGCCCGGCGGGACGCGCGGCGCTGGGGCTCGCCTACGTCGGGTTCCTGGGCTATGCCATGCCCGGGCTGCGCCTCTCCCCGGGCCACGGCTACAGTGGCGCGCAGGCCACCGCGATGGCCTACGTGCTCACCTGGAGCGCCGACACCGCCGCCTACGGCGTGGGCCTGGCGCTGGGCCGGCACCCGCTGGCGCCCGCCATCAGCCCGAAGAAGACCTGGGAAGGCGCGGCCGGCGGCCTGTGCGCCGCGGTCCTGGTGGGCGCGCTCTCAGGGGCCACGCTGTGGACTTTCCTGGGCCCGGTCCGCGGCGCGCTCCTGGGCGCGCTGGTGGGCGTGGTGGGCCAGGCGGGCGACCTGCTGGAGTCCATGTTCAAGCGCCAGTTCGGCGCCAAGGACAGCGCCTCCTGGATTCCCGGCCACGGCGGTGTCCTCGACCGCTACGACAGCCTTTTGACCGCCACCCCGGTGGTGTGGGGGTTCCTGCTGTGCGCGATGCGACCCTGAAGCCGCGCGGCCTCTCGATCCTGGGCTCGACCGGCTCCATCGGCGAGCAGGCGCTGGAAGTGCTGCGCCTGCACCCCGGCGAGATCCGCGTCGTGGCCCTCACCGCGGGGCGGCGCGCGGAGCGCCTGGTGGAGCAGGCCCTGGAATTCCGGCCCACGCTGGTGTGCGTGGCCGACCCGGCGGCCGCGACGCGCGTGCGCGACGCCCTGGGGCCGGCGGTGAAGGTGGTCTCGGGGGAGGCGGGGCTGCTGGCGTGCGCCACCCACCCGGACGCGCCGCTGGTGCTCAATGCGCTGGTGGGCTCGCGGGGGCTCGCGCCCACGCTGGCGGCCCTGGAGTCCGGCCGCACCCTGGCGCTGGCCAACAAGGAGACCCTGGTGGCGGGCGGGCCGCTGGCCGCGCGGGCGGCGCACCGCGGCGGGGGCAAGCTGCTGGCCGTGGACAGCGAGCACTGGGCGCTGGGCGAGCTGCTCGAGGGTCGCGACGCGGCCGAAGCCCGCCAGGTGTGGATCACGGCCTCGGGGGGGCCGCTGCGCGGCATGGATCCCGCACGGTTCGATTCGCTCACACCCGCCGAGGTGCTGGCCCACCCGGTGTGGGCCATGGGGCCGCGAATCACCGTGGACAGCGCCACGCTGCTGAACAAGGGCTTCGAGGTGCTGGAAGCCCGGTGGCTCTACGAGCTGCCGCTGGAGCGCGTGGGCGCGGTGGTGCACCCGGAGGCGCTGGTGCATGCGATGGTGGAGTGGGGCGACGGATCGTGGACGGCGCAGCTGAGCGCTCCGAGCATGTCGCTGCCCATCCAGCGCGCGCTCCTGGGCCGCCGCGCGCACCCCACGCCGGCCCCGCCCCTGGGGCTGCTGCAGGCCGGCGCGCTGCACTTCGAGGAGATCGACACGCGCGCCTTCCCCTGCTACGGGCTGGCGCGCGCCGCGGGCGAGGCCGGTGGCACCTATCCCGCCGCACTCAACGCCGCCGACGAGGTGGTGGTGGAGGCCTTCCTCGCCGGGCGCATCCGGTTCCCGGATATCGCGCGCCTGCTGCGCCGCGTCCTGGACCGGCACACTCGCCGGGAGCTGGACGGTCCGGGGGACGTGTGGGAGGCGGACCGGGAAGCCCGCGCGCTGGCCCGCGAGATGCTGTGAAGACGCTGTTCGTTTCCGCGGCCCGGCCGTTCAACGCGGAGACGGAACAGAGCCTGTTCCTCGCCGCGGCGCTGGCCGCGCGCGGGCACGCCTGCCGCTGGATGGCCCCCCCCGGGTCCGGCAGCCTGATGCGCGCCGCGGACGCGGGCCTGCCCGTCACGGAGTTCCCCGGCACGCACTTCGGCAACAACCCGCTCCGCTTCGCCGCCCAGTGGCGCGCGTTGCGGCGGGAGGTCCGCCGCTTCGGCCCCGACGTGATCTACACCGTGGAGTCCCCCGCGCACCTGCTGGGCGCGCTGGTGCGCGGCGCGGCCGCGGGGGCGCCGGGGGCCACCGGCGGGCGCCGGGGCCGGCCCGCCGCGCTGGTGCGCTGGCGCGGGAGCAACACGCCGTTGCGCCGGCGGCCCGGCAGCCGCGCGCTCTACGACCGCGACACCCGCTTCGTCCTGGTGCCCTGCGCGCGGCTCGCCGAGGAGGCGCGCGCCGCCGGCTTCCATACCCGGCACTGGCGCGTGCTGGACGGCTGCGTGGACGGAACCCGGTTCTGCCCCGGCCCGGCCGAGGCTTCGGCGTGGATGGAGGCGGGCCTGGGCCCGGGAGCCGAGGTGGTGGCGCTGACCGCCCGGCTCGCGCCGGTCAAGGGCGTGGGGATCTTCCTGGAAGCGCTCGAGCGGGTGCGGCGCACGCGACCCAGGGTGGCGGCGGTCCTGATGGGCGAGGCCTGGGAGGGGCAGGAGGCGGCATACCGCGACGGGGTGGCGCGGCTGGGGCTGGAGGGCGCCGCGCACTGGCTGGGCCGGCGCGAGGACGTGGTCCGCTGGCTGCGGCTGGCCCGGGTGGGGGTGGTGAGCTCGGTGGGCAGCGAGCTGCACAGCCGGGCCGCCCTGGAGTACATGGCCTGCGGGCTGCCGGTGGCGGCCACGCGCGTGGGAGTGCTGCCCGAGTGGCTGGAGGGCCGCCCGTGGGCGCGCCTGGCGCCGCCGGGCGACGCCGCCGGGCTGGCGGAGGCGATCGTGGAGCTGCTCTCGGATCCCGCCCGCGAGGAGCTGGGCGCGGCGGCGAGGGCGGAGGCGCTGACCCGGTTCTCCCCGGCGCGGTTCACGTCCGAAGTGGAGGCGGTGCTGCTCGAGGCCGCGGGGGCCGGGGAGTGAAGGAACTGGAGCGCGGCGCCCGGCGCGGGCTGGCCCGGATTCTCGGAGGCGTGTTTCGCCCGGAGCCCGAGCCCGCATGGGACCGCGGGGCGCTGCGCCGGGTCGCGGTGCTGCGCCTGGACCGTCGCCTGGGCAACCAGGTGATCCTGTTCCCGATGCTGGAGGCGCTCCGCCGCGCGTGTCCCGCCGCCGAGATCGAGGTCATCGCCCCGGGCCCCTACGACGCGGCCTACGAGGGGCTGGAGTCGGTTACCCGCGTGCTGCGCTTCGAGCGTTCCTCGCCGGGCCATGCGGAGGGCTGGCGGACCATCCCCGCCCTGCGCTCCCGCCGCTACGACATGGTGATCGAGGCCGGCCATCACCACACCTTCTCGTTGTCGGGGGCGCTGCTCGCGCGCGCGCTGGGCGCGCCCCTGCGGCTGGGCTTTCGGCGCGGCGACAGCCCGCGTCACCTCAACATCCTGGTGGACGCGCCCCTCGCCCCGGGCCCCGGGCGCGCCCGGATCTTCTTCGAGCTGGCGCGCCGGCTGGACCCGGCGGCGGTGTACGCCCCTCCCCGGTGGAAGGTAACGCCCGCCGAGCGGGCCGCGGGCGAGGCGGCGCGCCGCCGCCTGGGCCTGGGCGCGGGGGCCGTGGGCATCCACCCCGGGGGACGCGGCGCTCGGCAGTGGCCGCGGGAGAACTTCGAGTCGGTGGCCCGGGCGCTGGCGGACTCAGGGCTCCAGCCGGTGCTGTTCCTGGGAGCCGGGGAGGCGGACCAGGCGGGGGCGTGGCGCGCCGCGGCCGGTCATGCGTGGCGCCTGGTGGAGACCCCGCCGCTGCGCGAATTCGCCGCGCTGGTGGAGGGTCTCTCGGGCTGGGTGTCCGGGGACACCGGCCCGCTCCACGTGGCGGTGGCGCTGGGGGTGCCGGCGGTGGGCGCGCTGCTGCACCCGGAGAGTCTGGAGGCGCTGGAGGAATCGCCCCGCTACCGGGGGATCCTGCGCGTCGGGAGCGGGCCCGGGGTGGACGAGGTGGTGGAGACGTTGTGCGCGCTTCGGGCCGGCGGCGGGCCGGCGGGGGGACCGTGGACCTGATCCTGCTGAAGTCGGCCATCCGCGCGGTGACCCTGGCCGGCGTGCGGCCGCGCCGCGGGACCGCGCTGCCCGACCGGGCCCGGGTGCTGCTGCTGCGCCACGACCGCATCGGGGACGCGCTGCTGTCCACGTGCTTCCTCGATGCGCTGGCCCGCCATCGCCCGGGCTGGAAGGTGGACCTGCTGCTGGGCCGCGACAATCTCCGCGTGCTGGACGGGCGGGCCGAGATCGGCCGGCGCTGGTGCTACGACCGGCGCGCCCTCAACACCTTCCGGCTGGCCCGCGCGCTGCGCGCCGAGCGCTACGACCTGGCCATCGACCTGATGAACCACCCCTCGCTCACCTCCTCGGTGTTCATGCGGCTGATGCGCCCGCGCCTCTCCGCGGGCTTCCACGAGGAGCGCCGCGGCTTTCCCTTCGACATCCCGGTGCCCGCGCAGCCGCGCAGCACGGTGCACATCGTGAAGCGCCTCGGCGAGCTGTTGCGCGCGCTGGGCTGCCCGGCGCCCGACGACGAGCTCCGGCTCCGCTTCGAGCCCACCGCGGCGGCCCGCGCCCGGGCCCGAGCGGTCCTGGAGCCGCTGCGCGCGGGGGGCGCGCGGCTGTGCGGCGTGAACACCAGCGCCGGCGCCCTGGACCGCTTCTGGGGCGCGGAGAACTACCGCGCCTTCCTCCTGGGCGCGGCGCGGCGCTTTCCAGGCCAGCGCTTCGTGGTGTTCGCCGTGCCCGCGGAGATGGACCGGGCGGCGCGCATCGCGGATCGCGTCTCCGGCGCGGTGCTGGCGCCCCCGACCGGCTCCTTTGACGAGTTCGCCGCGACCATCGAGGGCATGGACTCCGTGCTCACGCCGGACACCTCGGTGGTGCACCTGTGCGCCGCCTTCGGAATCCCCGAGGTGGTGCTCTACGCCGACGAGAACAAGGCCCTGGTGTGGGCCCCGTGGGGCGTGGAGCACCGGGCGCTGATCGCGCGCCGGGGGATGGAGTCCATCCCGGCCTCGGAGGCGGTGGACGCGTGGTCGGAGCTGGTCCGATGAACCTGGTGGTGCTGGACTCGGCCCGGCCGGCGGTGCTGGGAGGAGTGGAGCGGTCGCTGGCGGACCTGGCGGGCCGCGCACGACGCCTGGGCCACGACGCGCGCGCCGTGGGACGCGCCGGCTCGCGGTTCGCGGCACACTGCGCCGCGCTGGGCCTGCCCACCCTGGAGCTGCCCCTGCGCAACGGGCTGGACCTCGCCTCGGCCGGGCGGCTGCGCGCGCTGTTCGCCGACCACCGCACCGATGCCGTGCTGGGGGCCACCACCCGCGACGCGCGCCTGGCCGGCCTGGCGCGCGTGGGGCGTGCCGGCCCGTGCGTGGCGCTGCTGATGGGCCTGCCGATGATCCGCGATTCGTGGTCCCACCGGTTCACCTACCGCTGGTTCGTGGACGCGCTGTGCTCGCCCACGCCGTGGCTGCTCGAGGTCTCCGAGCGCTACCCGTTCGCGCGCCGCCTGCCGGTGGCGGTGCTGCCCGACGGCGTGGACGAGGCGCTCTTTCCGCCGCTGTCGGGCCTGTCCACCTCGCGCGCCGCGGCGCGCGCGGAAGCCGGGATTCCGGCGGGCCGGGCGGTGTTCGCCAGCGTCGGCCACCTGGTGGCGCGCAAGAACCTGCTGTGGGTGCCGCCGCTCCTGGCGCGGCTGCCCGGCGGCCTGGACTGGGAGTGGTGGGTGATCGGCGACGGCCCGCAGGAGACTGAGGTGCTGGCGTCGCTGCGCACGCTCGGGCTGGTCCACCGGGTGAAGATGCTGGGCCACCGCGACGACGTCCCGCGGCTGCTGCTGTGCGCCGACGCCCTGGTGATGCCCTCCCGGGCAGAACAGCTGCCGCTGGCCGCGCTGGAGGCCCGGCGGGCGGGGGTGCCGCACGTGCTCATCTCCCCGGTGGGCGCGGTGGAGGAGATGCGCTCGCTGGGCATGCGGGTGCTGCCCGCGGACGACGCGGCGGCGTGGCTGGCGGCGCTGGAGTCCGCGGCCCGGGCGCCGGGCGGATGCGACCCGCCCCGCGAGTGGCGCCACGGGGCCGACGCGGCGGCCTCGGGAAGGCTGCGCTTCCTCGAGGAACTGGCGTGGCTCGTCGCCGGCGCGCGCGGGGCGGCCGCCGGGGGGCGGGCGTGAAGATCCTGTTCTGCAATTCCATGAAGGGCCTCGGGGGAGGCGAGCGCTGGCTGCTGGACTCCGCGGCCGGGTTGCTCCGCCGGGGCCACCAGGTGTGGGTATCCGGGCGCGCCGGCGGGCCGGTGCTGGCGCGCGCGGCGCAGGCCGGCGCGCGCACGCTGCCCGCGCCCTTCGCCGGCGACCTGGACCTGGCCACCGTGGCGGTGCTGGGCCGGTTCCAGGCCCGCGAATCCCCGGACGTGGTGGTGGCGCAGATTCAGCGGGCGCACCGGCTGTGCGCGCTGGCCGCTCCGGCCGGGGGCGGAGTGCCGCTGGTGCTGCGCGTGGGGCAGCTGCGGCGCGTGCCCCGCAAGTGGTTCAACCGGCTGGCGTGGAGCCGCCTGGCGCTGGTCCTCGCCAACTGCGAGGCCATCCGCGCGGACCTGGCGCACACCGGCCTGGTTCCGGCCGGTCGCTTGAGGGTGCTGTACAACGGGCTGCCCCCGGTCGCGCCGCACGAGCGGGCGGCGGCGCGGGCGGCGATCGGGGCCGGCCCCGGCGACGAGGTCGTGGCGTGCGTGGCGCGCCTGGCGGTGCGCAAGGGGCACGAGACCCTGCTGGCCGCGTGGCCCGCGGTGCGGGCGGCCCGCCCGCGGGCCCGGCTCCTCCTGGCCGGCGGGGGTTCGCGCGCCGCGGAATTGCGGGGGCTGGCGGGCCGTCTGGGGCTGCAGGACTCGGTGAGCTTCCTGGGCGAAGTGCAGGACGTGGCATCGGTGTGGGCCGCGGCGGACCTCTCGGTGCTGCCCTCCGAGCTGGAAGGCCTGCCCTACGCGGTGCTGGAGTCCATGGCTGCCGGCGTGCCGTGCGTGGCCACCCGCGTGGCCGGGGTTCCGGAGATGCTGGAGCACGAGGTGAGCGGCCTGCTGGTGCCGCCACGCGACGCGGGGGCGCTGGCGCGCGAACTGGTCCGCGGGCTCGCCGACGGGCCGCTGCGGGCGCGGCTGGTGTCGGGAGCAGCCCGGACCGCGCGCGAGCGCTTCGGCTACTCCGAAATGCTGGACCGGTTCGAGGCCTGGATGCTGGAGGTGGCGGATGGCCGGGTCCGTGCGTGAGGATCTTCCACGCGGCGCGGCGTCCTCCGGGGGATGCTCCCTCGAACCGGCGTCGGTGCGCCGCCTGGTGGTGGTGCAGCTCTACTTTCTCGGCGACACGCTGCTGGCCACCCCCGCGCTCCGCGCGCTGCGGCGGCGCTTCCCTGGCGCCGCGCTCGAGGTGGTGGTGAAGCGCCGCTCCGCCGCGGCCCTGGAGCGCAATCCGAACGTGGACCGGGTCACGCACTACGACCCGCCGCGCGTGTGGCAGCGGCCCTTCCACTGGGCGGCGCTGGCCCGGGGCTGGCGGGACGGTGGAGTGGACCTGGCGGTGGACCTCACCGCCGACGGCCGCGCCGAGCGCCTGCTGGCCGGCATGCGGCCCGCGCATTCGGTGGGCTTCCACCGCGAGGGCCGGATCGCGGCACGGCCCGGGATCCCCAAGGCCTGCGGGCCGGAGCACGTGTCCCGTCACATGCTGGAGCTGGTCGGCCTGGTGGGCGCGACGGGGGATGCCCGGCTGGAGTTCCATCCTTCCCCGGGCGCGCGCGAGGCGGCGCGAGCCTGGCGCGGGGGGCTGCGGGGCCCGGTGGTGGCGCTGCACCCCGGGGGCAACCGCAAGCTGCGGCGGTGGCGGCCGGACCGTTTCGCCGCCCTGGCGCGCGGGCTGGCCGCGGGCGGCGCCCACGTGTGGGTCATCGGGGGACGCGGCGAGAGGGCCCTGGGGGCGCTGCTGGCCCGCGAGGGCGCCGAGGACGCCAGCGGCAGGCTGGATCTCGACGCGGCGGCGGCGCGGCTCGAGGAGAGCGACCTGCTGGTGGCCAACGATTCCGGGCCGATGCACCTCGCCGCGGCGGTGGGCACGCCGGTGCTGGCCCTGTTCGGCCCGTCGCTGCCGCACACCGCGGCGCCGCTGGGCCCGCAGCACGCGCACCTGCACGTGCGCCTCGAGTGCTGTCCGTGCGACCAGCGCCGCTGCGTGCGCCCGAACGATTTCTGCCTCGACCGCATCCCCGTGGAGCAGGCGCTGGAGCGGGCGCGGGAGATGCTGGGAGCGTCCGTGGAAGGGACCCCGTGAGCGCGCGCCGGCCCCTGCGGGTGATGCTGCTGAACTCCGCCGCGCCGGATCGCTCGGGGGGCGCCGAAGTGTGGATGCGACGCGCCCTCGGCATGCTGGCGGCGATGGGCCACCAGGCGACAGGGCTGGCGCCGGCGGGTTCCCCGGCGCTGCCGGGGGGCGATGGGAGCCCGGCGGAGGGCGGCCCGCGGGGGCACGCGTGGGACGGCGGCCTGGGTTCCCTGGCGCGCACCCTGCGCGAGTTCCGTCCCGACGTGGCCGTCGCCGTACAGCACCGCGACCTGCGCCGGCTGTGGTGGGCTGCGCGCGGCACCCCGGTGCGGCGCGTCATGGCCCGGCACCTGGCGTCGGAGAAGCCCAGCTGGAAGCGCCGCTTCCACTACGCGCAGCTTTGCGACGCCGTGTGGACCACGTCCGAGTACATGCGCGGTCGGCTGGAGCGGCTGGATCGCGTGGCCCCGCACAGGATCTTCGTGATGCGCCCGTCCCTGCCGCCCCTGCCGGCCCGGCCGGAACCGGGTGGTCCGCCCACGCTGCTGTGCGTGGGCCGGCTGGCGCCGGAGAAGGGCCAGGACGTGCTGCTGCTCGCGCGGCAACGGATGCGCATGCCGGCGCGTCTGTGCATCATCGGGCGCGGGCGCGAGGAAGCGGCGTTGCGCTCCCTGGCGCGCAGTTTGGGGCTGGAGGACGCGGTGGAGTGGACCGCGCACCTGGACGACCTGGCTCCGGCGTTCGCGGCGGCGCACCTGGCGGTACAGCCCTCGCGGCTCGAGGCGTTCGGGCTGGCGGCGCTGGAGGCACTCGCGCGCGGGGTGCCGGTGGTGGGCTCGCGCGTGGGGGGCTTGCCGGAAGTCGTGGGGGAGGCGGGGGAGCTGGTGGAGCCGGACGATCCCGCGGCGCTGGCCGCGGCCCTGGACCGCGGCCTGCAGGACGGCGCCCTGCGCGCGGGGTGGTCGGAGTCCGGAGTGCTGCGGGCGCGCTCGCTGTTCTCGCCCGCCGAGGAGGCGCGCTCGCTGGAGCGGGCGCTGGAAGGGAGCCTGCCGTGAGCCGCGCGTTGCCGCCGCGGGTGGACTGGCCCATCGTCGCGCCGCTGGCGCTGGCGCTGCTGTGCCTGCCGATCGCCCGCTCGCTGGTGTCGGTGGCGTGGGTGTTGCTGGCGGCGGTGCTGGCGTTGCGGGCGGTGCGGCGGGAGCTTGATCTTCCGCGCGAGCTGGTCTTCGGAACCATTTGCTGCATAGTCGCTTGGGGAATCTCGATCGGCGGGAGCCGGGATCCTTCCGCGACCCTGCGCGCGTGGCTTGCATGGTCCGGGATGCTGCTGCCGGTGCTGGCCGTGGCGTCGCGCCGCGACCGGGCGGGGCTGCCGCCCGCGCTGCAGGCGTTGTGGCTGGCGGGATCGCTGCTGCTGGGCGCGTGGCTGATCGTGGAAATGCGGCTCGGGTGGCATCTCTTGAGCGGCAGGTTCCCGGGGCTCTCGTACCCGATGATGCCCAACCCCAACTCGGCCGCCCAGTACCTGCTGCTGCTGTTCTGCTGGAGCTTCGGCTTCGCCCTGCTCGCGCGGGGCCGCGCGGCCGGCTGGTGGCACGCGGCCTGGGCCGGAAGCGCGCTGCTGCTGGCGTGCTGCCACTCGCGGGCCTCGTGGCCGGCATTTGCGCTGGCCACGGTGTTTTCAAGCTGGAGGGCCCGCCGGCCGAAAATGACGTGGGTGGCGGCCATGACGTGGGTGGCGGCCGCGGTGTTCGTGGCCGGCAACTGGATGCTGCCGCAGTCGCTGTGGGACCGCGCGCTGCAGCTCACCCGGCTCGAGGACGTGTCCATCCTGGGCCGGCTGCAGGGTTGGGTCGCGGCGCTGCGCATGATCGCGCGGCGCTCCTTCACCGGGGAGGGCCTGGGGGCCTGGAAGCCCGCCTACGAGCTGGTGCGCTCCCCGGAATTCCCGCGCGACTGGCCGCACGCGCACAACTTCTACCTGGGCACGCTGGCGGAGACCGGCTTCCTGGGGCTGCTGGGCTTCGGGCTCCTGATGTGGGGGTTCCGCGACGCCTGGCGCGCCGGGCTGCGGGCGCCGGATCCGCGGCCCGAGGAGCTGGGCATCACTGCCGCGCTGCTGGGCACCGCGGTGGTGGGCCTATTCGACGTCGCGTGGGCCGGCGAGCCGGGATTCGCGTTCCTGGCCCTGGCGGCGTTCACCATGAGGATGCGGCACGCGCCTCCGGCTTCCTTGACCCCCCGCGAAAGCGGCTGATAGACTGCCATCCGAGGGAAAAGCAACCCCATGGGAAATCTGCTGGAAACCATCCGGGCGTTCCTCCTGGTCCTGCCCCCGATCATCTTCTTCCACGAGCTGGGCCACTTCCTGGTGGCCCGCTGGTGCGGCGTGCGCGTGGTGCGGTTCGCCATGGGCTTCGGGCCCGTCATCTTCAAGTACACGCACGGCGGCGTGGAGTACTGTCTGTGCCCCATCCCGCTGGGAGGATACGTGAAGATGGCCGGCGACAGCCTCGAGGATCCGGAGCGCACCGGCGCGCCGGACGAGTTCCTGGGCGCGGCGTGGTGGAAGCGCGTGCTGATCGCGGTGGCGGGCCCGCTGTCCAACCTGCTGCTGGCGTTCGTGGTGCTGGTGATCATGTTCCGCCTGGGTGGCAAGTTCGAGGACTACCCGGCGGTGCTGGGCCGCCTGGCGCCCTCCACCTACGCGGGGCACCTGGGGCTGGCCCCCGGGGACCGGCTGACCTCCCTGGACGGCAAGCCCATCGCGTCGTGGATGAACTTCCGGCGCCTGCTGGACGAGTCCGATTCCACGAAGAACCCGGTGCACGAGCTGGGTGTCGCCCGCGGGGCGGGCAGCCTGGCGGTGCGCGTTCCCGACCGGGACCTGGCGCCCTTCCTGCGCGACCTGGTCCCGCACCG
This genomic window contains:
- a CDS encoding glycosyltransferase family 4 protein, coding for MSARRPLRVMLLNSAAPDRSGGAEVWMRRALGMLAAMGHQATGLAPAGSPALPGGDGSPAEGGPRGHAWDGGLGSLARTLREFRPDVAVAVQHRDLRRLWWAARGTPVRRVMARHLASEKPSWKRRFHYAQLCDAVWTTSEYMRGRLERLDRVAPHRIFVMRPSLPPLPARPEPGGPPTLLCVGRLAPEKGQDVLLLARQRMRMPARLCIIGRGREEAALRSLARSLGLEDAVEWTAHLDDLAPAFAAAHLAVQPSRLEAFGLAALEALARGVPVVGSRVGGLPEVVGEAGELVEPDDPAALAAALDRGLQDGALRAGWSESGVLRARSLFSPAEEARSLERALEGSLP
- a CDS encoding O-antigen ligase family protein, translated to MSRALPPRVDWPIVAPLALALLCLPIARSLVSVAWVLLAAVLALRAVRRELDLPRELVFGTICCIVAWGISIGGSRDPSATLRAWLAWSGMLLPVLAVASRRDRAGLPPALQALWLAGSLLLGAWLIVEMRLGWHLLSGRFPGLSYPMMPNPNSAAQYLLLLFCWSFGFALLARGRAAGWWHAAWAGSALLLACCHSRASWPAFALATVFSSWRARRPKMTWVAAMTWVAAAVFVAGNWMLPQSLWDRALQLTRLEDVSILGRLQGWVAALRMIARRSFTGEGLGAWKPAYELVRSPEFPRDWPHAHNFYLGTLAETGFLGLLGFGLLMWGFRDAWRAGLRAPDPRPEELGITAALLGTAVVGLFDVAWAGEPGFAFLALAAFTMRMRHAPPASLTPRESG